The Papaver somniferum cultivar HN1 unplaced genomic scaffold, ASM357369v1 unplaced-scaffold_107, whole genome shotgun sequence genome includes a region encoding these proteins:
- the LOC113327905 gene encoding aspartic proteinase nepenthesin-1-like, giving the protein MKPKGFTLRMIHKDSEESPFYNPLDRLMTPDERLETLIDQSRARARYIASQINPDVYAPVAYEAATFYYAASVGIGTFPGRPGFMNYYLVIDSGSDLTWLQCQGATQYFNQEPPLYPWQYSQSYIPTLCKDRRSDCEKCNDEGYCIYKVPYVSSQVTSGIYARENFTFDSTTRGRETFQLRMGCGFIQANFSMGRNSRRNRIAGILGLGRGPLSFVTQLGEAGGKFSYCFEKDGQDMTGNTFLSIGADATIPGEVRSTDIKAYSRTHYYLILEGISVDGNRLLIPRNEFEFRNGAGGCVIDSGAPFTTMYKNIFDRVKRSVVEYFHRVYHMRPAVFDGSHLCFYTIPGYDEYRKPTITFHFQHGADFVVSETWYIYRGKICLAISRSDSNTPAVLFGAFQQTNKRILYDNRNSRLSFADEDCGTIPRG; this is encoded by the coding sequence ATGAAGCCCAAAGGGTTTACTTTGCGGATGATTCACAAAGACTCTGAAGAATCACCCTTTTACAACCCTCTTGATCGTTTGATGACACCAGATGAAAGATTAGAAACCCTCATCGACCAATCCAGAGCTCGAGCACGATACATTGCTTCACAAATAAATCCTGATGTTTATGCGCCGGTGGCTTACGAAGCAGCAACATTTTACTACGCTGCATCCGTGGGTATAGGTACATTTCCTGGTCGGCCAGGATTCATGAATTACTATTTAGTGATTGATTCAGGTAGTGATCTTACTTGGCTTCAATGCCAAGGTGCGACACAATATTTCAATCAAGAACCACCTCTTTATCCTTGGCAGTATTCACAATCATATATTCCAACTCTTTGTAAGGATCGTAGATCTGACTGCGAAAAATGCAATGATGAAGGCTACTGTATTTACAAAGTACCTTATGTGAGTTCTCAAGTTACATCTGGTATTTATGCCAGAGAAAATTTCACTTTTGACTCAACAACTAGGGGCCGTGAAACTTTTCAACTAAGAATGGGCTGTGGTTTCATCCAAGCAAATTTTTCCATGGGTAGAAACAGCCGTAGAAATCGTATCGCGGGAATTCTTGGTTTAGGAAGAGGTCCACTCTCTTTTGTAACCCAATTAGGTGaggctggaggtaaattttcctACTGCTTTGAGAAAGATGGCCAGGATATGACAGGAAACACATTTTTAAGTATTGGTGCAGATGCCACGATCCCAGGCGAAGTTCGCAGTACTGACATAAAAGCATACAGCAGAACGCATTATTACTTGATTCTTGAGGGTATCAGCGTGGATGGTAATAGACTGCTAATTCCGAGAAACGAATTTGAGTTCAGAAATGGAGCTGGCGGTTGTGTCATAGATTCGGGGGCTCCATTTACCACCATGTATAAAAACATTTTTGATAGAGTTAAACGGTCTGTAGTGGAATATTTTCATCGTGTTTATCATATGCGTCCTGCAGTATTTGACGGAAGTCACCTTTGTTTCTATACTATACCTGGATATGATGAGTATAGAAAACCCACCATAACATTTCATTTTCAACATGGTGCAGATTTTGTTGTTTCAGAGACTTGGTATATATATCGAGGAAAGATTTGTTTAGCTATCAGTAGATCGGATTCTAACACGCCAGCTGTGCTTTTTGGAGCATTTCAACAGACTAATAAGAGGATTTTATATGATAATCGGAATTCGAGGCTCTCATTTGCTGATGAGGACTGCGGAACAATACCAAGAGGTTGA